In Pseudovibrio brasiliensis, the following are encoded in one genomic region:
- a CDS encoding Tex family protein has protein sequence MSDLSSVASSSSPAKAGALPADVALRISQRIAGEIGCAPGQVNSAVQLLDEGSTVPFIARYRKEATGGLDDTQLRTLEERLIYMREMEDRRKAIVKSIDEQGKLTDELVKQIAAADNKAALEDLYLPYKKKRRTKAQIAREAGIEPLADLLLGDPNKMPESEAGSFVDAEKGFADTKAVLDGARQILMERFSENAQLVGKLRNYVARQGAVKAEVVAGKEQEGAKFSDYFGYSENWKNIPSHRALALLRGRNEGILALDLKVDEDDVSAVKPVEQMIADAAGIENKGRPADKWLSDVCRWTWKVKIGLHVELDLMSELRDKAEEEAIKVFARNLKDLLLAAPAGPRATLGLDPGIRTGVKVAVVDATGKLVDTATIYPFQPRNDIQGSLATLRALVAKHGVSLIAIGNGTASRETDKLAADLLKDIPAEHRPTKVMVNEAGASVYSASALAAKEMPDVDVSLRGAASIGRRLQDPLAELVKIEPKSIGVGQYQHDVNQTKLARSLDGVVEDAVNAVGVDLNTASAPLLAHISGLTDSLAKAVVEYRDTVGVFKNRKQLLKVARLGPKAFEQCAGFLRIADGDNPLDASSVHPEAYPVAQKIIKACGRDIREIMGSNLLSNLDPKEFTDEKFGLPTVKDIFSELEKPGRDPRPEFKTASFQDGVETMQDLKPGMMLEGTVTNVTNFGAFVDIGVHQDGLVHVSQLADRFVDDPHTVVKAGDIVKVRVVEVDIARKRIGLTMRKDSADARENARERQAERGGNRNHGGGRPGGGNRPNGGNRGGGRGGNKPADNGGGSNNAMAAALAAAFNKPKR, from the coding sequence ATGTCTGATCTGAGCTCTGTTGCTTCCTCTTCCTCTCCTGCCAAAGCTGGTGCATTGCCTGCGGATGTTGCTTTGCGGATTTCTCAGCGGATTGCTGGTGAAATTGGCTGTGCGCCGGGACAGGTGAATTCTGCTGTGCAGTTGCTGGATGAAGGCTCTACGGTTCCGTTTATTGCGCGCTACCGTAAAGAAGCGACAGGCGGGTTGGACGATACGCAGCTGCGTACGTTGGAAGAGCGCCTGATTTATATGCGTGAGATGGAAGATCGCCGCAAAGCGATTGTGAAATCGATTGATGAGCAGGGCAAGCTCACCGATGAGCTGGTAAAACAGATTGCGGCGGCGGATAACAAAGCTGCGCTGGAAGATCTCTACTTGCCTTACAAAAAGAAGCGCCGCACCAAAGCGCAGATTGCGCGTGAGGCTGGCATTGAGCCGCTGGCGGATTTACTGCTGGGTGATCCGAACAAGATGCCTGAGAGTGAAGCGGGCAGCTTTGTTGATGCGGAGAAAGGCTTTGCGGACACCAAGGCCGTGCTGGATGGTGCACGTCAGATCCTGATGGAGCGGTTTTCAGAGAACGCTCAGCTGGTTGGCAAGCTGCGTAACTACGTGGCGCGTCAGGGTGCTGTGAAGGCGGAAGTTGTTGCGGGCAAAGAGCAGGAAGGTGCGAAGTTCTCCGATTACTTCGGCTACTCCGAGAATTGGAAGAACATTCCAAGTCACCGTGCACTGGCGCTGCTGCGTGGCCGCAATGAAGGCATTCTGGCGCTGGACCTGAAGGTGGATGAAGACGACGTTTCCGCTGTGAAACCGGTGGAGCAGATGATTGCAGATGCGGCCGGTATCGAGAATAAGGGCCGCCCTGCGGATAAGTGGCTTTCTGATGTGTGCCGCTGGACGTGGAAGGTGAAGATTGGCCTTCATGTTGAGCTGGACCTGATGAGCGAGCTGCGCGACAAGGCGGAAGAAGAAGCGATCAAGGTTTTTGCCCGTAACCTGAAGGACTTGCTGTTGGCGGCTCCTGCTGGGCCGCGTGCGACGCTGGGTCTTGATCCGGGTATTCGTACCGGTGTGAAGGTCGCTGTTGTCGATGCAACGGGCAAGCTGGTGGACACGGCAACGATCTATCCATTCCAGCCACGCAATGACATTCAAGGTTCGCTAGCAACGCTTCGGGCACTGGTTGCCAAGCATGGTGTGAGCCTGATTGCGATTGGTAACGGTACTGCGAGCCGTGAGACGGATAAACTGGCTGCTGATCTGCTGAAGGACATTCCTGCTGAGCATCGCCCAACCAAGGTAATGGTGAACGAGGCGGGGGCTTCTGTTTATTCCGCGTCTGCGCTGGCTGCGAAGGAAATGCCGGATGTGGATGTATCGCTTCGCGGCGCGGCTTCTATCGGTCGTCGTTTGCAGGATCCGCTGGCAGAACTGGTGAAGATTGAGCCGAAATCCATTGGTGTTGGGCAGTATCAGCATGATGTGAACCAGACCAAGCTGGCGCGTTCTCTGGATGGTGTTGTTGAAGATGCGGTGAACGCGGTTGGGGTTGATCTCAATACAGCGTCGGCTCCACTGCTGGCACATATCTCCGGCCTGACTGATAGCCTTGCAAAGGCGGTGGTTGAGTATCGTGACACTGTCGGTGTGTTCAAGAACCGCAAGCAGTTGCTGAAGGTGGCTCGCCTTGGGCCGAAGGCGTTTGAGCAGTGTGCTGGCTTCCTGCGGATTGCGGACGGAGATAACCCGCTGGATGCGTCTTCTGTTCACCCGGAAGCTTATCCGGTGGCGCAGAAGATCATTAAAGCGTGTGGCCGTGACATTCGTGAGATCATGGGTTCCAACCTGCTGAGCAATCTGGATCCGAAAGAGTTTACGGACGAGAAGTTCGGTTTGCCGACTGTGAAGGATATCTTCTCAGAGCTGGAAAAGCCGGGCCGTGATCCGCGTCCAGAGTTCAAGACTGCCTCCTTCCAGGATGGCGTTGAGACCATGCAGGATCTGAAGCCGGGTATGATGCTGGAAGGCACAGTGACCAACGTAACCAACTTCGGTGCCTTCGTTGATATCGGTGTGCATCAGGATGGTTTGGTGCACGTATCTCAGCTGGCGGACAGGTTCGTGGATGATCCGCATACGGTGGTGAAGGCTGGTGACATCGTGAAGGTGCGTGTTGTTGAGGTGGACATTGCCCGCAAACGTATCGGTCTGACCATGCGCAAAGACAGTGCGGATGCTCGCGAGAATGCACGAGAGCGTCAGGCCGAGCGTGGCGGTAACCGTAACCATGGTGGTGGTCGTCCGGGTGGCGGCAATCGCCCGAATGGTGGCAACCGCGGTGGTGGCCGTGGAGGTAATAAGCCAGCGGATAACGGTGGTGGTAGCAACAATGCCATGGCGGCGGCTTTGGCGGCTGCGTTTAATAAGCCGAAGCGATAG
- a CDS encoding alpha/beta fold hydrolase, whose amino-acid sequence MEMKIVILPGLDGTGVLSCKIRESLSTNYKVETISYPPNLSHYNELLDWLYALLPSEDFIIVAESFSGPLAAMIAAKHPKFLKGVVFVATFAQRPRNLPASFAYIFQVVPIKSSYLAQMVQPILMGKWSNRDFTSTFKQALNKVPASTLSKRLAEVLKVDVISQLTEISVPILYLQAKNDRLVPQRMSAPFNRASATFCAIEGPHFLLQANAGEAATKISEFIGSLD is encoded by the coding sequence ATGGAAATGAAAATCGTCATTTTACCAGGTTTAGATGGTACAGGAGTTCTCTCCTGCAAGATCCGTGAGTCTCTTTCTACAAATTACAAAGTTGAGACGATTTCATATCCGCCAAACCTATCCCATTATAATGAGCTTTTGGACTGGCTTTATGCGTTACTTCCCAGTGAAGATTTCATCATTGTAGCTGAGTCATTCTCAGGCCCCCTCGCAGCCATGATCGCTGCAAAGCACCCCAAATTCTTAAAAGGTGTTGTGTTCGTCGCAACCTTTGCTCAAAGGCCACGAAACCTGCCCGCATCATTCGCGTACATCTTTCAAGTTGTTCCAATAAAATCTAGTTATCTAGCGCAGATGGTACAGCCAATCTTGATGGGAAAGTGGTCTAACCGTGATTTTACGAGCACATTCAAACAGGCATTGAATAAGGTTCCAGCATCGACTCTTTCCAAACGGCTGGCGGAAGTTCTTAAAGTTGATGTGATTTCGCAACTTACTGAGATAAGTGTGCCTATATTGTATTTGCAGGCAAAAAACGACCGATTAGTACCACAGAGAATGTCAGCCCCCTTTAATCGCGCGTCAGCTACATTCTGCGCGATTGAGGGGCCGCACTTCCTACTGCAAGCAAATGCTGGAGAGGCTGCTACAAAAATATCGGAGTTCATAGGAAGTCTGGATTGA
- a CDS encoding DMT family transporter: protein MHKTTLFHLSLWLLLAAMWSSSYVVIKIGVASLEPALLVFGRMLVGSLIIFSALKMRDLSLSKDPADWIFYAVTGLLGSALPFLLITYGEQSVDSALTSILMGTSPMVTLLLAAWLVPEEALTLRTTLGVLGGLTGVAILVGPEALSGLGVQVTGQFAILAATASYAISTVYIRKYVKRPPLEMAAGSMIVGTVTIGIYAVATGTDFSVIELTGSSLGAVVYLGVISTACANLIYFYLVPKIGANRMSQVNFAVPVGGAILSVVLLGEAMTSQRFIALLVIIGSVYLGTTKGRGRVAEQTGETV, encoded by the coding sequence ATGCACAAGACAACTCTTTTTCATCTTTCCTTATGGCTACTGCTCGCTGCCATGTGGAGCTCGTCCTATGTTGTGATCAAGATTGGCGTCGCTTCCCTAGAACCGGCATTGCTAGTATTCGGGCGGATGCTTGTTGGCAGTTTGATAATCTTTAGTGCTTTGAAAATGCGGGATCTTTCTCTTTCCAAAGATCCCGCCGACTGGATTTTCTATGCGGTGACAGGGTTGCTCGGCAGTGCACTTCCTTTCCTGCTCATCACTTATGGAGAGCAATCGGTTGATAGCGCTTTGACCTCCATTCTCATGGGGACGTCGCCGATGGTGACACTGTTACTTGCTGCGTGGCTTGTGCCTGAAGAAGCACTCACGCTTAGAACCACACTTGGTGTGCTGGGTGGATTGACTGGTGTCGCAATCCTTGTTGGACCAGAGGCGCTTTCTGGATTGGGTGTGCAGGTTACGGGACAGTTCGCCATCCTTGCTGCCACAGCTTCTTACGCAATCTCAACGGTTTACATCAGAAAGTATGTGAAGCGCCCACCGTTGGAGATGGCGGCAGGTTCAATGATTGTGGGGACGGTCACTATCGGGATTTATGCTGTTGCTACAGGCACAGACTTTTCAGTGATTGAGCTGACTGGTTCTTCTTTGGGCGCCGTTGTCTATCTAGGCGTGATCTCAACAGCGTGCGCCAATCTGATTTACTTCTATCTGGTACCAAAAATTGGTGCCAACAGGATGTCTCAGGTCAACTTCGCGGTGCCTGTTGGCGGCGCTATTCTGAGTGTTGTTCTGCTGGGTGAAGCGATGACCTCTCAACGCTTTATTGCGTTGCTTGTCATCATCGGTTCGGTCTATCTGGGGACGACGAAGGGGAGGGGAAGAGTTGCTGAGCAGACTGGTGAGACGGTGTGA
- a CDS encoding winged helix-turn-helix transcriptional regulator, translating into MSEEDRPVAKHGEPVPGSQSGQPIMVLFDLLSRRWAMGILWGLSEKNRTFRELQAYCGSASPSVLNTRLKELRSVGLIEKASDGYTLTKTGRELYNRLEPLGDWAMEWVPTI; encoded by the coding sequence ATGAGTGAAGAAGACCGTCCAGTCGCAAAACATGGCGAGCCAGTACCAGGCTCCCAAAGCGGGCAGCCGATCATGGTCCTGTTCGACCTGCTCAGCAGACGGTGGGCGATGGGCATACTGTGGGGACTGAGCGAGAAAAACCGCACATTTCGCGAACTTCAGGCCTATTGCGGCTCAGCCTCACCAAGCGTTCTGAACACCCGCCTCAAAGAGCTACGTAGCGTCGGCCTCATCGAAAAAGCCTCCGATGGCTACACCCTGACCAAGACAGGCCGGGAACTCTATAACCGCCTGGAACCTTTAGGCGACTGGGCTATGGAATGGGTGCCGACGATTTAG
- a CDS encoding type II toxin-antitoxin system ParD family antitoxin: MATMNVSLPTPMKDWVEQQAKGGRYSNASDYVRDLIRKDQDRRSKIAQMQQLVEEGQQSGAVTDNMSDILAEAQAQLHKQSQ; the protein is encoded by the coding sequence ATGGCTACTATGAACGTATCTCTTCCAACGCCTATGAAAGACTGGGTTGAACAGCAGGCAAAAGGTGGTCGCTACAGCAACGCCAGTGATTACGTGCGCGACCTAATCCGTAAGGATCAAGATCGCCGATCAAAAATTGCTCAAATGCAGCAGCTGGTTGAGGAAGGTCAACAGAGCGGCGCGGTCACAGATAACATGTCCGACATATTAGCTGAAGCGCAAGCGCAGCTTCACAAACAATCTCAATGA
- a CDS encoding type II toxin-antitoxin system RelE/ParE family toxin, which yields MRYRLTQKAKEDIIGIFLHGAAEFGEHLAQAYHQQMEQTFELIAQYPELAPERTEISSPVRIYPFKSHIIIYRVEENRNILIIRVRHGKEDWIAHPIEAGDH from the coding sequence ATGAGATATCGGCTAACGCAAAAAGCCAAAGAAGATATCATTGGCATATTTTTGCATGGGGCAGCTGAGTTTGGCGAGCATCTGGCACAAGCCTACCATCAGCAGATGGAACAGACATTTGAGCTGATCGCACAATATCCAGAGCTTGCTCCTGAACGCACAGAGATCTCATCGCCAGTGCGTATCTATCCCTTCAAAAGCCACATCATTATCTATCGTGTTGAGGAGAACCGAAACATTCTGATCATTCGCGTACGCCACGGCAAAGAAGACTGGATTGCACATCCGATTGAAGCTGGTGATCACTAG
- a CDS encoding ATP-dependent DNA helicase, with product MDWSPQQDDALTEVARWSRSHGPQVFRLFGYAGTGKTTLARHLAEGLDGEVAFGAFTGKAAHVLRQKGCADASTIHSLIYRPKGTKKDDEDEDESPQFAINRDSPAAKVDLIIIDECSMVDEELGRDLLSFGKKVLVLGDPAQLPPVRGGGFFTEAEPDIMLTEVHRQAKDNPIVRMSMDIRDGEELDFGQYGDSSVISRRDIDKERILGSDQVLVGTNKTRRLYNGRIRDLKGFTTQMPSVGDKLVCLRNDKTKGLLNGGLWEVSRLRPPRGNTLRFDVISEDDFSKKAVKVKVLPAMFEEGSEQLPYAIRRRADEFDYGYALTVHKSQGSQWDDVVLFDESWAFREHKTRWLYTAVTRAAKKITVVR from the coding sequence ATGGATTGGTCTCCGCAACAAGATGATGCACTCACTGAAGTGGCGCGCTGGTCGCGTTCTCACGGGCCGCAGGTGTTTCGTTTGTTCGGGTATGCCGGAACAGGCAAGACTACGCTGGCCCGTCATTTGGCAGAGGGTTTGGATGGTGAAGTTGCCTTTGGTGCATTCACCGGTAAAGCTGCTCATGTTTTGCGTCAAAAGGGCTGTGCAGATGCGTCGACCATTCACTCGTTGATCTATCGCCCCAAGGGGACGAAGAAGGATGATGAAGATGAGGATGAAAGCCCGCAGTTTGCTATCAACCGCGATAGTCCTGCCGCCAAGGTGGATCTGATCATCATCGATGAATGTTCCATGGTGGATGAAGAGCTGGGCCGCGATTTGCTTTCCTTTGGCAAAAAGGTGCTGGTGCTGGGTGATCCTGCGCAGTTGCCACCTGTTCGTGGTGGTGGTTTCTTCACCGAGGCTGAGCCGGATATCATGCTCACCGAGGTTCACCGCCAGGCGAAAGACAATCCGATCGTGCGCATGTCCATGGATATTCGTGATGGGGAAGAGCTGGACTTTGGCCAATATGGCGACAGCTCTGTGATTTCCCGCCGTGATATCGATAAAGAACGGATCCTTGGTTCTGATCAGGTTCTGGTTGGTACCAATAAGACGCGCCGTCTCTACAATGGCCGTATCCGTGACCTGAAAGGTTTCACCACGCAGATGCCGTCTGTAGGTGACAAACTGGTTTGCCTGCGCAATGACAAGACCAAGGGCTTGCTGAATGGCGGCCTCTGGGAAGTCTCCCGCTTGCGTCCGCCACGTGGTAACACGCTGCGCTTTGATGTAATCTCAGAGGATGATTTTTCCAAGAAAGCCGTGAAGGTGAAGGTGCTGCCGGCGATGTTTGAAGAGGGTAGTGAACAGCTCCCTTACGCCATCCGTCGCCGCGCTGACGAGTTCGACTACGGCTACGCGCTGACCGTGCACAAATCTCAGGGTTCTCAATGGGATGATGTGGTGCTGTTTGATGAAAGCTGGGCCTTTCGTGAGCACAAAACCCGCTGGCTTTACACCGCTGTGACCCGCGCTGCGAAGAAGATTACGGTTGTGCGGTGA
- a CDS encoding glutamate decarboxylase — MPLWKTCASESPDIYATARAVEGLAKARIPETGVSPEEAYNLVRDELYLDGNARQNLATFCTTWVEDEVHKLMADCIDKNMIDKDEYPQTAEIEARCVHIIASLWNSPEAEETIGCSTTGSSEAAMLGGLALKWAWRDRRKKEGKPDDKPNMVCGPVQVCWHKFAKYFDVELRQIPLSEGSLHMRPEQLKDYVDENTICVVPTLGVTFTGVYEPVKEICLELDRLQNETGLDIPVHVDAASGGFVAPFLHPELLWDFRLDRVKSINASGHKFGLAPLGVGWVIWRDKKELPSDLVFNVDYLGGNMPTFALNFSRPGGQIVIQYYNFMRLGWDGYRDIQSACAENAQYLAEKLAELPELDVLYDGNGALPCVCYRLKHPEKAHYSLYDLSERVRMNGWQIASYPLPSDMEDTIVQRVMIRHGVSHDAVEQLYLDIKKALNYLDKNNIKWSEAGPSFSHG; from the coding sequence ATGCCACTGTGGAAGACATGTGCCAGTGAAAGTCCCGACATCTACGCCACGGCCCGTGCCGTTGAAGGCTTAGCCAAAGCCCGCATTCCAGAAACCGGAGTGAGCCCGGAAGAAGCCTACAATCTTGTGCGGGACGAACTGTATCTGGATGGTAACGCACGGCAAAATCTTGCCACCTTCTGCACCACGTGGGTGGAGGATGAAGTCCACAAACTCATGGCTGATTGCATCGATAAGAACATGATCGATAAGGATGAGTACCCGCAAACGGCTGAGATTGAAGCCCGCTGCGTCCACATCATCGCCAGCCTCTGGAACTCGCCGGAAGCCGAGGAAACAATCGGCTGCTCCACAACCGGCTCCTCAGAAGCTGCCATGTTGGGCGGTTTAGCCCTGAAATGGGCATGGAGAGACCGCCGCAAGAAGGAAGGCAAACCCGACGACAAGCCCAATATGGTGTGTGGCCCTGTTCAGGTGTGCTGGCATAAGTTCGCAAAGTATTTTGATGTGGAACTGCGCCAGATACCACTCAGCGAAGGCTCCCTCCACATGCGGCCAGAGCAGTTGAAAGACTACGTGGACGAAAACACAATCTGTGTCGTCCCCACTCTGGGCGTAACTTTCACTGGCGTTTACGAACCCGTCAAAGAAATCTGCCTGGAACTGGACAGGCTTCAAAACGAAACCGGTCTGGACATCCCTGTCCACGTGGATGCCGCATCCGGCGGCTTTGTCGCTCCCTTCCTCCATCCGGAACTGCTGTGGGATTTCCGCCTCGACCGCGTGAAGTCCATCAACGCGTCCGGCCACAAGTTCGGCCTCGCACCTCTGGGCGTGGGCTGGGTAATCTGGCGCGATAAGAAAGAGCTGCCGTCTGATTTGGTGTTCAACGTCGATTATCTGGGCGGCAACATGCCCACCTTCGCGCTGAACTTCTCCCGCCCCGGCGGACAGATCGTCATCCAGTATTACAACTTCATGCGATTAGGATGGGATGGCTACCGGGACATTCAGTCCGCCTGCGCAGAAAACGCTCAGTATCTGGCGGAAAAGCTAGCGGAACTGCCGGAACTCGATGTCCTTTACGATGGCAACGGCGCCCTGCCATGCGTATGCTATCGCCTCAAACACCCGGAAAAGGCTCACTATTCGCTCTACGACCTTTCAGAGCGCGTGCGTATGAATGGATGGCAAATCGCATCTTATCCGCTCCCATCAGATATGGAAGATACGATTGTCCAACGCGTCATGATCCGCCACGGCGTCTCTCACGATGCCGTCGAGCAGCTCTATTTGGACATCAAAAAAGCCCTGAACTATCTGGACAAAAACAACATTAAGTGGTCCGAAGCAGGACCAAGTTTCTCTCACGGATAG
- a CDS encoding phosphotransferase enzyme family protein — protein MNKQEIKLLDEAFALPENTKWSSFGEGHANETWLGEIDGDEPVVLRRHNPNRTEEQILSEFKCLDLLHDLIGYEVPKALYGVNQERVTEVEGAHYSLFELIEGETPPLDKVETCKQSGQALANLHIKLWEERDAFKFAEEERPGVSKDTLKSGAALLEALSGMEASKNIDGKYLTSEYWTDVEASLNDALGALAKLSETKHLIHGDFGPPNTLISENSGELVGILDWDECRWDLPVYDVAGVYPFLCEIDKSLGEAFVDAYFAGLKGSSHPLATRENEIRDLMGAVQYVATYKEFELMVENHLDEPEYLAQLLEQLA, from the coding sequence ATGAATAAGCAGGAAATCAAGCTCCTTGATGAAGCTTTTGCCTTGCCGGAAAACACCAAGTGGTCCTCTTTTGGAGAAGGCCATGCCAATGAAACATGGTTGGGAGAGATAGACGGTGACGAGCCTGTGGTTCTTCGTCGTCACAATCCAAACAGAACCGAAGAGCAGATCCTCTCTGAGTTCAAATGTCTGGACCTGCTTCATGATCTGATTGGTTATGAGGTTCCGAAGGCGCTTTATGGTGTTAATCAGGAACGTGTGACCGAGGTGGAAGGTGCGCATTACTCTCTTTTTGAGCTGATCGAAGGGGAAACACCTCCGCTGGACAAGGTTGAGACCTGCAAGCAAAGCGGTCAGGCTCTGGCAAATCTGCACATCAAGCTTTGGGAGGAGCGGGATGCGTTTAAATTTGCGGAGGAAGAACGTCCGGGTGTCAGCAAGGATACGCTGAAATCTGGCGCTGCGTTGCTGGAAGCGCTTTCCGGGATGGAGGCTTCCAAAAACATCGATGGTAAGTACCTAACCTCTGAGTACTGGACTGATGTCGAGGCTTCATTGAATGATGCCCTTGGTGCGCTGGCGAAGCTGAGCGAGACCAAACATCTGATCCATGGTGATTTTGGCCCGCCGAACACACTGATCAGCGAGAACTCTGGTGAGCTGGTTGGTATTCTGGATTGGGATGAATGCCGTTGGGATCTGCCAGTTTACGATGTGGCTGGCGTCTATCCGTTCCTCTGCGAGATCGACAAATCGCTGGGCGAAGCGTTTGTTGATGCTTACTTTGCAGGGCTTAAAGGCTCGTCTCACCCATTGGCGACACGGGAGAATGAAATCCGTGATCTGATGGGGGCCGTGCAGTACGTGGCGACTTACAAAGAGTTTGAGTTGATGGTTGAGAACCATCTTGATGAACCAGAATATCTGGCGCAGCTGCTGGAACAGCTGGCCTGA
- a CDS encoding P1 family peptidase, producing the protein MFQKINIGSLPKGQRNTICDVPGVKVGHVTLSDGDCQTGVTAITTHNENAFNLRTRAASHVFNGFGKSVGLVQVEELGELETPILLTNTLSVGAVSEGLIQHTLAETPDIDFVMGTINPVVFECNDAFLNKISALYVRPNHALEAISAVSDEFEQGAVGAGRGMSCYGLKGGIGSASRQVKLGNKEYHVGALVLSNMGRMPDFTLAGQHIGPQIEEKLARDESGPEKGSIIMIVGTDLPLSERQLKRVARRTSVGLARTGSFLGHGSGDIALAFTTADPVDIKSRKRTHSVEQMDERRIDRVFRAAAEATEEAIVNSMLNAERVTGRDGNTRYALGDFGELMGDANE; encoded by the coding sequence ATGTTTCAGAAAATCAATATTGGGTCTTTGCCAAAGGGTCAGCGGAACACAATCTGTGATGTTCCGGGTGTCAAAGTTGGGCACGTGACGCTTTCAGATGGAGACTGCCAGACTGGCGTGACAGCAATTACCACTCACAATGAGAACGCCTTTAACCTGAGAACCCGCGCGGCTTCCCATGTTTTCAATGGGTTCGGCAAAAGCGTCGGGCTGGTGCAGGTTGAGGAACTGGGAGAGCTGGAAACACCTATCCTGCTGACCAACACGTTGAGTGTTGGTGCGGTGAGTGAGGGGCTTATCCAGCATACGCTGGCAGAAACGCCAGACATCGATTTCGTGATGGGAACCATCAACCCTGTTGTGTTTGAATGTAATGATGCTTTTCTGAACAAGATCAGTGCGTTGTATGTTCGTCCAAATCATGCTCTGGAGGCGATTTCTGCAGTTTCAGACGAGTTTGAACAAGGTGCAGTTGGTGCAGGACGCGGCATGTCCTGTTATGGGCTGAAAGGGGGCATCGGGAGTGCCTCTCGTCAGGTGAAACTGGGCAATAAAGAGTACCATGTGGGTGCTCTGGTGCTTTCCAATATGGGCCGTATGCCGGACTTTACATTGGCTGGGCAGCACATTGGTCCGCAGATTGAAGAGAAGCTGGCACGTGATGAGAGTGGGCCTGAGAAAGGTTCCATCATCATGATCGTTGGAACGGATCTGCCACTGAGCGAACGACAGCTGAAACGAGTAGCCAGACGGACATCCGTAGGACTTGCACGAACTGGTTCATTCCTTGGTCATGGAAGTGGCGATATAGCTTTAGCGTTCACAACTGCGGATCCAGTGGACATTAAGAGCAGAAAACGTACGCATTCGGTGGAACAAATGGATGAGCGGCGAATTGACAGAGTGTTTAGAGCAGCAGCAGAAGCTACAGAAGAAGCAATCGTCAATTCAATGTTGAATGCAGAACGCGTGACGGGTCGTGATGGCAACACGCGCTATGCACTGGGAGATTTTGGCGAGTTAATGGGGGATGCAAATGAATAA
- a CDS encoding sugar kinase has protein sequence MTAEIISFGEPLFEFNQVKEYSGEDPDYLSGFGGDASNFACCAARQGASVAILTHLGTDVFGNKFIDLWEKEGVQTHLVERNAIAPTGIYFISHDEQGHHFSFARKGSAASQITPEQLPADAIRAAKLFHVTAITQAISTSSCDSVFKGIEIAKEGGTLTSFDTNLRLKLWDLNRARGIIHETARLVDFIMPSLDEAEVLTGLSDPDKICDFYLNLGSKNVILKLGKEGAMYATASERKRVAGNPVEAIDATGAGDCFSGSFFTNVVAGKSLEDSLKYANAAAALTTQGYGAVAPIPTRDQVEAFMKARDI, from the coding sequence ATGACCGCAGAAATCATCAGCTTTGGGGAGCCGTTGTTCGAGTTCAATCAGGTCAAGGAATACAGCGGTGAAGACCCGGACTATCTCTCCGGCTTCGGTGGTGATGCCTCCAACTTCGCGTGCTGCGCTGCCCGTCAGGGCGCCAGCGTCGCAATCCTAACCCATCTGGGCACTGATGTTTTCGGCAACAAGTTCATTGATCTTTGGGAGAAAGAAGGCGTCCAGACGCACCTTGTTGAACGCAACGCCATTGCGCCGACGGGTATCTACTTCATCTCTCATGACGAGCAAGGCCACCACTTCAGCTTTGCCCGCAAAGGCTCCGCCGCATCGCAGATCACACCAGAGCAGCTGCCAGCAGATGCAATCCGCGCAGCGAAGCTGTTCCACGTCACCGCAATCACACAGGCCATCTCCACCAGCTCCTGCGACAGCGTATTCAAAGGCATCGAAATTGCTAAAGAGGGCGGCACGCTCACCTCTTTCGACACCAACCTGCGCCTCAAACTGTGGGATCTGAACCGTGCCCGTGGCATCATTCACGAAACCGCTCGCCTCGTTGATTTCATCATGCCAAGCTTGGATGAAGCCGAAGTATTGACCGGCCTGTCTGACCCAGACAAAATCTGCGACTTCTACCTCAACCTCGGCTCAAAGAACGTTATTCTGAAGCTGGGTAAAGAAGGCGCCATGTACGCCACCGCATCTGAGAGAAAACGCGTGGCAGGTAATCCGGTTGAGGCTATCGATGCAACAGGCGCTGGCGACTGCTTCTCCGGCTCGTTCTTCACCAACGTAGTGGCAGGCAAGTCACTGGAAGACAGCCTCAAATACGCCAACGCTGCAGCAGCGTTGACCACTCAGGGCTACGGCGCAGTTGCTCCAATCCCAACACGGGATCAGGTCGAGGCCTTTATGAAGGCCCGAGATATCTGA